The Sediminitomix flava genome includes a window with the following:
- a CDS encoding SpoIIE family protein phosphatase: MNRLVFLFLCMFFSQALFAQSTIVKGRVVDEEGRPMEGVKIEVFGSQSVVSNSKGVFSISTVHEIQDITLNAYKLDFKLLDWGYDKSVNRLKVMMIPTPVEVNGKLVDAKGIPVSNAKVKVKGLKFDKWVTTSNNGYFKIKLPHGSDVNKITGFFVDDEIIEKTAFKLDSDKREVIIRSSRVVQQVAKVVPKKKPEPVVEEPTVDEDGFDIESKSTLIVVVYDDDVSPADSIQVKVDEKMYFTDENGEFIVKADSVTNSAFEINEHDIIKKVYDFEDNYMFIHIKDSNQAAQDELELEYEENFYVVFNTLEAEKQILEQKGRDLRKEINKIVEKLDRESTNVDKVSKLESYLHRLEESLVENEVAYQDAQYKTHQMLEKMKTQINVAEGEIEEITQEKEMLDKQLVFMVIISIFSIVLFVIFYRISAKVRRQKEELEVVNESLKETRNELMKAQDDMLAVRDIGQKFTSTLNFEDHMITLQESVAILLDASIFGIGVYNDNESRIEFRGFVDDEGERPYFFENLDDASSLAAWSFNNETELIINDLPNEYFLYVPEGSIDFSKNNLPTSVIFIPLTINREPLGVLTVQSHKKNAYMDINVTNLKSLASYAAIALSNYNSYVELKSKNQSITDSMRYAKTIQESLLPAQSELKSQFKDIFTLFSSKEIVSGDFYWSTVHKDENGKERKFLAAVDCTGHGVPGAFMSMIGNTLLNEIINVKGITNTVEILNNLNEGVKRILKQEQMINDDGMDICLCVIDEEESNTKVTFTGAKRPLFYYSSRKGKIDLIQGDVKSIGSMHRSNKEFTMHELLLHPGDMIYLTSDGFTDQHNINKEKIGRNRLVSLLEEYAELSADDQLKNLQKFLDTHMKGVEQRDDITILGVRV, from the coding sequence ATGAACAGACTTGTATTTCTTTTTTTGTGCATGTTTTTTTCACAAGCCTTATTCGCTCAATCAACGATTGTGAAGGGGCGTGTGGTAGATGAGGAAGGGAGACCCATGGAAGGGGTTAAGATTGAAGTGTTTGGTAGCCAGTCTGTTGTCTCAAATAGTAAAGGTGTTTTTAGCATTTCAACAGTCCATGAAATTCAGGATATCACTCTTAATGCATATAAACTTGATTTTAAACTTTTAGATTGGGGTTACGATAAAAGCGTAAACCGTCTTAAAGTTATGATGATACCTACACCTGTAGAGGTTAATGGTAAACTTGTAGATGCAAAGGGGATTCCAGTAAGTAATGCAAAGGTTAAAGTTAAAGGACTAAAGTTTGATAAATGGGTAACCACTTCCAATAATGGTTATTTCAAGATAAAACTTCCACATGGTTCAGATGTAAATAAAATTACAGGCTTTTTTGTAGATGATGAGATCATTGAGAAAACAGCTTTCAAATTAGATTCTGATAAAAGAGAAGTAATCATCAGATCTTCAAGAGTCGTTCAACAAGTTGCTAAGGTTGTTCCTAAGAAAAAGCCAGAGCCAGTTGTTGAAGAACCTACAGTAGATGAAGATGGTTTTGATATCGAATCGAAATCAACCTTGATTGTAGTTGTTTATGATGATGATGTTTCTCCAGCTGATTCTATCCAAGTTAAAGTTGATGAGAAAATGTACTTTACTGATGAGAACGGTGAGTTTATCGTTAAAGCTGATTCAGTAACAAATAGTGCTTTTGAAATCAATGAGCATGATATTATCAAAAAGGTGTATGACTTTGAGGATAATTATATGTTCATTCATATCAAAGATTCTAATCAGGCTGCTCAAGACGAACTAGAATTAGAGTATGAAGAAAACTTCTACGTGGTCTTCAATACACTAGAGGCTGAAAAGCAAATCTTGGAGCAAAAAGGACGTGATCTTAGAAAAGAAATTAATAAGATTGTTGAGAAGTTAGACCGTGAATCTACTAATGTAGACAAAGTTTCCAAATTGGAGAGTTACCTTCACCGATTGGAGGAATCATTGGTAGAAAATGAAGTAGCTTATCAAGATGCGCAATATAAAACTCATCAGATGCTTGAGAAGATGAAAACTCAAATCAATGTAGCTGAGGGTGAAATTGAAGAAATTACGCAAGAAAAAGAGATGCTAGATAAGCAGCTTGTTTTCATGGTGATTATCTCAATCTTCTCTATTGTTCTTTTTGTGATCTTCTACAGGATTTCTGCTAAGGTCAGAAGACAAAAAGAAGAATTAGAAGTCGTAAATGAAAGCTTGAAAGAGACTCGTAACGAGCTGATGAAAGCTCAAGATGATATGCTTGCCGTTAGAGATATTGGTCAAAAATTTACTTCAACACTGAATTTTGAAGATCACATGATCACTCTTCAAGAAAGTGTTGCGATATTACTTGACGCAAGTATCTTCGGTATTGGAGTTTACAACGATAATGAGTCTAGAATTGAATTTAGAGGTTTTGTAGATGATGAAGGAGAACGTCCTTACTTCTTCGAAAATCTTGATGATGCGTCAAGTTTAGCTGCATGGTCATTCAATAACGAAACAGAATTGATTATCAATGATCTTCCTAACGAATACTTCTTATATGTCCCTGAAGGAAGCATTGATTTCTCTAAAAATAATTTACCAACATCGGTAATTTTCATTCCTCTTACTATTAACCGTGAGCCATTAGGTGTATTAACGGTACAAAGTCACAAGAAGAATGCTTACATGGATATCAACGTAACAAACTTGAAATCTTTAGCATCTTATGCTGCTATTGCCCTTTCAAATTATAACTCTTACGTTGAATTGAAATCTAAGAACCAAAGTATTACTGATAGTATGAGGTATGCTAAGACTATTCAAGAGTCATTGCTACCAGCTCAATCAGAATTGAAATCTCAATTCAAAGATATCTTTACCTTATTCAGCTCTAAAGAAATTGTTTCTGGAGACTTCTATTGGTCAACAGTTCACAAAGATGAAAATGGTAAAGAGCGTAAGTTCCTAGCAGCAGTTGATTGTACTGGACATGGTGTTCCTGGTGCGTTTATGTCAATGATTGGAAATACTTTATTGAATGAGATCATCAATGTAAAAGGTATTACAAATACGGTTGAGATTCTGAATAACTTGAACGAAGGAGTTAAACGTATCTTGAAGCAAGAGCAGATGATCAATGACGATGGTATGGATATCTGTTTGTGTGTGATTGATGAAGAAGAGTCAAATACAAAAGTAACATTCACAGGAGCGAAGAGACCTTTATTCTATTATTCGAGTAGAAAAGGAAAGATTGATTTGATTCAAGGAGATGTGAAGTCAATTGGAAGTATGCACCGTTCAAATAAGGAATTTACGATGCATGAATTATTGCTTCACCCTGGTGATATGATTTACTTAACTTCAGATGGATTTACTGATCAGCATAATATCAATAAAGAAAAGATTGGTAGAAATCGTTTGGTAAGTCTTCTTGAAGAATATGCAGAATTATCAGCTGATGATCAATTGAAAAATCTTCAGAAATTCTTAGACACTCATATGAAAGGAGTTGAACAAAGAGATGATATTACAATCCTAGGTGTGAGAGTATAA
- a CDS encoding MATE family efflux transporter → MKKESVNQQAGLWKISWPLFLEILLFIMMGNADTLMLSQYADDAVAAVGVSNQVLNLLVIMFGFVTTGTAILVANALGANKEEKARDIITVSFWANGFFGLIISLLMGLFGVQIMQMMNLEDSLLAQAAQYTEWVGGFLVAQAMVMTVSASLRSYGYTKDSMLITLGMNIINVIGNYILVFGPWGLPSYGVMGVAFSTTFSRILGMIVGVAYLQYKLKKPIKSLKKIDQPKSYLRDLLRIGLPSAGEHLTYNATQMVITYIITFMGTAALTTKVYATNIVMFIFVAAIAIGQGTQILVSYKMGSKNYRDAYTQGISSLKIAIGISLVVALIVYSFADPILAIFTQDTQIITIAKQILLLSILMEPGRAFNLVMGNALRAKGDVKYPMYLAIGSMWGVAVVFSYVFGILFHWGLIGCWLAFTIDEWLRGVLMLIRWNKSFRSLKGMRPLSLT, encoded by the coding sequence ATGAAGAAAGAGAGTGTAAATCAGCAGGCTGGATTATGGAAAATCTCTTGGCCATTATTTTTAGAGATATTGTTATTCATCATGATGGGAAATGCAGATACCCTCATGTTGAGTCAATATGCAGATGATGCAGTGGCAGCAGTAGGGGTTTCCAATCAAGTTTTGAATTTATTAGTAATTATGTTTGGCTTTGTAACTACAGGTACAGCCATTCTAGTAGCTAATGCTTTAGGTGCAAATAAAGAAGAAAAAGCAAGAGATATAATTACGGTTTCATTTTGGGCGAATGGATTTTTTGGACTAATCATCAGTTTACTGATGGGCTTATTTGGAGTGCAGATCATGCAAATGATGAACCTCGAAGATAGCTTATTAGCACAAGCAGCACAGTATACAGAATGGGTAGGTGGTTTTCTAGTCGCTCAAGCAATGGTGATGACAGTTAGTGCTTCGTTACGCTCATATGGTTATACGAAAGATTCAATGCTAATTACCTTAGGAATGAATATCATAAATGTGATAGGTAATTATATTTTGGTTTTTGGACCATGGGGTTTACCTTCTTATGGAGTAATGGGAGTAGCCTTTTCTACGACATTTAGTAGAATACTGGGTATGATAGTAGGTGTGGCTTATCTACAGTATAAGTTAAAAAAGCCTATCAAATCTCTGAAAAAAATAGACCAACCTAAAAGTTATTTAAGAGACTTATTAAGAATTGGATTACCCTCAGCGGGAGAACATTTAACATATAATGCGACTCAGATGGTAATTACCTATATCATCACTTTTATGGGAACAGCAGCGTTGACAACAAAGGTGTATGCAACAAATATTGTGATGTTTATTTTTGTTGCTGCAATAGCAATCGGACAAGGTACCCAAATCTTGGTTAGTTATAAAATGGGTAGTAAAAATTACAGAGATGCTTATACACAAGGGATTTCTAGTCTAAAAATAGCTATTGGAATTTCTTTAGTTGTCGCTCTTATAGTTTATTCATTTGCAGATCCGATACTAGCCATTTTTACACAAGATACCCAAATCATAACTATAGCTAAACAGATCTTACTCTTATCTATCTTGATGGAACCTGGAAGGGCTTTTAACCTGGTTATGGGAAATGCCTTACGTGCTAAAGGAGATGTTAAATATCCGATGTATTTAGCCATAGGGTCAATGTGGGGAGTAGCAGTTGTATTTTCGTATGTTTTTGGAATACTATTCCATTGGGGGCTTATCGGGTGTTGGTTAGCTTTTACCATAGATGAGTGGCTTAGAGGAGTCTTGATGCTAATTAGATGGAATAAAAGCTTTAGAAGTTTAAAAGGAATGCGCCCTCTTTCATTAACGTAA
- a CDS encoding ABC transporter ATP-binding protein: MEIGYLEGNEKRKLSKPLNLSLEKGKVTCLVGPNGAGKSTLLRTISKMQHALNGKVFIHDKVLSSYSNKELSKILGTVLTEHFDGGFLTVRELLEMGRIPHTAWWGTLTDKDKTKVEEVADLVGVSNLLDRYLHELSDGQMQKALIGRVLSQDSELILLDEPTSHLDIPNKIELYKLLNKIARTKNKCILLTTHDLELALQTADQIWLFDKDQIISGTPEELVLGGDFSRAFSSEDLFDIETGKFLVNQKKKIPIKVQGDAVARFWLLNALHRLEINLPKEVNFEIFIERSNHKTKFELFIDNQLVLRDSLNVLLHYLMKYSS, translated from the coding sequence TTGGAAATAGGCTATCTTGAGGGGAATGAAAAAAGGAAGCTATCGAAACCTTTGAATCTTTCTTTGGAAAAAGGAAAAGTGACTTGCTTAGTAGGCCCAAATGGAGCTGGTAAATCAACTTTACTAAGAACTATTTCCAAAATGCAGCATGCTTTGAATGGAAAAGTATTTATTCATGATAAAGTTTTAAGTTCGTATTCAAATAAAGAATTGTCCAAGATTTTAGGAACTGTTCTGACGGAACATTTTGATGGTGGGTTTCTAACTGTAAGAGAATTACTTGAAATGGGGCGTATACCTCATACTGCTTGGTGGGGAACTTTAACAGATAAGGATAAAACTAAGGTTGAAGAAGTCGCAGATTTAGTCGGTGTATCTAATTTACTTGATCGATACCTTCATGAACTCAGTGATGGGCAAATGCAAAAAGCGTTGATCGGTCGAGTTCTTTCACAAGATTCTGAGTTAATCCTACTTGATGAACCAACATCTCACTTAGATATTCCAAATAAAATTGAGCTTTATAAACTTTTAAATAAAATAGCCAGAACTAAGAATAAGTGTATTCTTCTTACTACTCATGATTTAGAATTGGCTCTTCAGACTGCAGATCAAATATGGTTGTTCGATAAAGATCAAATTATTTCTGGAACCCCTGAAGAACTTGTACTTGGAGGAGATTTTTCAAGAGCGTTTTCTAGTGAAGATTTATTTGATATTGAAACAGGTAAATTTCTAGTAAATCAGAAAAAAAAGATCCCTATTAAAGTCCAAGGTGATGCTGTTGCCCGTTTTTGGTTACTGAATGCTTTACATCGATTAGAGATAAACCTACCTAAAGAGGTTAACTTTGAAATTTTTATTGAGAGAAGTAATCATAAAACAAAATTTGAGCTTTTTATTGATAATCAGTTGGTTTTACGTGATTCATTAAATGTCTTATTGCATTATTTAATGAAATATTCATCTTAG
- a CDS encoding iron ABC transporter permease produces the protein MKSGTKSVIISFLILIFFWFEISTGSVKIGISELLQILSFQDTDSIASKIILHIRLPRTLTAILGGGALAIAGLLMQTLFKNPLAGPSVLGGSAGASLGVGIMMLAGGSVASSLHIKQLDTLGNWSIAIAAIMGSTLVLSVVLAFARKVKDNVILLIIGIMIGYLANGILSLWQFFASPEELQDFLLWTFGNLSAVTYSQLIVLSILIISGVFISLLVAKPLNALLLGENYAQSMGVDIKNIRILLIVVSSVLAGAITAFCGPIGFVGITVPHLTRMVFRTSNHKVLIPNTFLLGSLVLVICDLLAQIPGSALVLPINVITSFLGAPVIMWFLLRRRKFKRAI, from the coding sequence ATGAAAAGCGGTACAAAGTCAGTCATAATTTCTTTTTTAATCTTAATCTTTTTTTGGTTTGAAATATCTACTGGTTCTGTAAAAATCGGTATTTCAGAGTTATTGCAAATACTTTCATTCCAAGACACAGATAGTATTGCATCAAAGATTATTCTACATATTCGTTTGCCAAGAACGCTGACTGCAATTTTGGGCGGCGGCGCACTTGCTATCGCTGGTTTACTGATGCAAACACTTTTCAAGAATCCGTTAGCAGGACCTTCTGTACTTGGAGGTTCGGCAGGGGCGTCTTTAGGCGTTGGAATTATGATGCTTGCAGGAGGAAGTGTCGCATCATCTTTACATATTAAGCAATTAGATACTTTAGGAAACTGGAGTATTGCGATTGCTGCTATTATGGGAAGTACGCTAGTCCTTTCTGTTGTTTTGGCTTTCGCTCGTAAAGTAAAAGACAATGTAATTCTATTGATCATTGGTATCATGATCGGGTACTTAGCCAACGGGATTCTGAGTTTATGGCAGTTTTTTGCTTCACCAGAAGAGCTCCAAGATTTCTTGCTATGGACTTTCGGAAACTTAAGTGCTGTAACTTATTCTCAGTTGATAGTACTTTCTATCCTAATAATTTCGGGGGTATTTATTTCCTTGCTTGTCGCAAAACCTCTGAATGCATTACTTCTTGGTGAAAACTATGCTCAGAGTATGGGGGTCGATATTAAAAATATCCGAATATTACTGATCGTAGTGAGTAGTGTTTTGGCAGGAGCGATTACAGCTTTTTGTGGGCCAATAGGATTTGTAGGAATTACAGTTCCTCATTTAACTCGTATGGTTTTCAGAACCTCCAATCATAAAGTTTTAATTCCAAATACTTTTTTGTTGGGAAGTTTAGTCTTGGTTATCTGTGATTTGCTTGCTCAAATTCCAGGAAGTGCTTTGGTTTTACCAATCAATGTGATAACCTCTTTTTTGGGTGCACCTGTAATCATGTGGTTTTTGTTGAGACGTAGAAAATTCAAAAGAGCGATTTAA